The sequence AAATCTTTGaccacaaactgaacaactgaatggtttctctcctgtgtggaccCTCATATGTGTCACAAGCTCTGCTCTCCAAATAAACCCTTTGTTACAAAGAGAGCAGCTGAAAGGTCTTTCTGCTGAATGGCGCAACATGTGTTGTCGTAAAGTTTTCTTACTCTGGTATATTTTACCACAAACTGTGCAACTTGCTTGGTTTTCTTCTGCATGGATTTCTTGGAGCTCCTGATGTTGTTCCCTCTGTCCAAAACTTGGAGCACATTCAGAGAAGCTCACTGATGGATATCCAGAGTTACATTTCACATAACCTACAGCTACTTCTTTATTTTGCTGAACGTTCAAACCTTCCTGATGTTCCTCACTCTCCCTCCAATCCCCACTGTCATCGATATTAAATTCAGGAAGGTCCGCAGTCTCGTCTGGCAACAGCTGTAAATGACTGTCTGGATGAAAGTTTCTGTCTGCTTCTTGGCTGCCACAGTCCTCTCCATAAACTTCTGTTTTCAAATACTCATTTTCACTTTGGTTTTCATCGAGCTGTGAGGACTGAGCTTTTACTCCATTCTTGACAGTGGCAGAGGTGAATATAAACCTATTGCTGTAAGGCTCCTCTGCTCCTTGAAACTGCTCACTTTCCTGTTTGGTCCAcagttcctcctgttcctcttttATGCCTGCTGGTTCTGGTGGCTTCTCCTGGTTCAGGCTCGAGTTCCTCTCCTGCTGCTGAGAGAGAAACTCTTCTTTCCTCACCACAAGCTGCTGGACATCTGTGAATatcaaagacagaaaacaaaccaaaacattaaTTTGTTGTAAGCGCAACCTCAAGGTAAAACTGTGAAGACTTTGATTATTCCGTCATCTACTGTAGAATCTGGAGAATTTtttgtgcacaagggacaaggccaaaggtctgATAAGGCCCTCAGGTgacattgcattaaaaacaggcataattctgtactggaaatcactgcatgggctaaGGGAAACTTCCAAACATCACCGTTTGTCAACAGAGTTGGCCAtcccatccacaaatgcaagtgaAAGCTGTATCATGCCAAGAAGAAGCCTTATTCAAACGAAGTCCAGAAACGCCACCGTATTCtcatctgacatgttgtttacaCTCTATTGTGCATAAAATACGGGTCTATGAGGTTCGCATGGGGTTGCTTTCTATTAGAAAACTTTCATGCAGTGTTTTTCACACAAAGATGACATCTGGGTGTGACactttaatattatttattaacAGCTACCACAGTATTTTACAatcatttttcctttctttcacttttttctttatatagactcattactgTGCGTGCCGAATGGGACATGCTCACAAATGTTCCCCCTGTAAATACATGTATGAAGATTGATGCCTGATGTTTAAAACTGAGTTTCTTACAGCTCTGTTTACTCTGGGTTGCTACACGACCTCATTAACAAAGTGTCTTAGAGCTCATTTGCTAAGATTATGGATAATcaagtgaaacatttaaaaaggaaactgatGTTATTTGAGCATCTTAATACAACTCACTGACTATAAACACTgtgaaaaacataaacaaaataaatctacAAAACCAGAATTGGTGGGCTGACTCCTCTGTTACCCCTACTGCCCAAGCATATTGTCATTCTGTGGGAAACAATGGTATTGGTGGTGCAAAGGTATCAGACTGattgaaacagactgaaatgtataaagcagtggttctcaaccttggggtctggaccccctttggggtcacgAGATACTGAGAGGGGATCTCCAGATGCcctcaaaaaacatttttaaattcacgctgttgcaattttaaaccagttttgtcacatttttttttacccctttcatcattttttttcccaccaattctaacacatttttgccattcaacacctttttttcagttttaattctttccatcacttttttctgcctgttttgccacttctaaacaatTCTTGCCACTGAAGCTTAacgttgcctctgttgacccctTATTGGCactattaaaccatttttacacccattttttcccccattttaaccacatttcaccatttgatatgccttattttggtagtttaaccaatttccgCCAATatcttcatcttttttctttctcagttaacccttctttgccagtttatatcaatttcccatcccatttcacctaatttccacccatttttgccaatttaaagcaatttcagccacattttaactcccttttaccactttaccatttatgcccatttttgccacttctaacccatttctgctacttttaaaatccaacttcaccaccttttccaccattttgttgccatttatagcccattttagctattttaaaccatttccattctttttttttttttatatataaaaagaaaGACTTTTTACCacacacatgaaaacataaaacaatttctttctttgataagagtggttcttattcaggttaaatataaaatatgggtaTTGCAACTTAACTCCACcttggaccatggttttgctgacctccatggacccccagtttagTTGGatgccagaaagctctcccattccCCCCCCTtaatggacagccttgtctgccatgactattcttgagtgtgcatggctgttttcaaccaccttcaggtgcagtgggggtccccgaaCTCAACAGCTGGCTGAGGCGGAGTGATACTTAGAGTGAAAAGTCTCGGTGATGTTGGCTGATTTTGATAAACGGTATAGTTTTTTTTCGCTTCTAACATTTCAACAGAAGGtggcagatatttttttaattaaaataacttATTATTAAAACAATATAACGATACTAACCTGCTCTGTGTAACTGGACTCCAGGGTTTAAGACGGCCTCCAGCAGTTTTTGTTGTCGCTGGTTTTCCTCTTTAGATCGACATAGTTGTTCCTCGTACTCTGCTATCGTTCTTTCAAACAGCTCAAATATCTCTTCAGCAGCCGCAGTCAGCTTCTGGTTGACTGTAAATCTCAGCATTTGGACTTTAGACATCTCTACTAAACTATTCAGACACTTCTTTCAGTCACAGCCCGTCAAGACTCATCCGCTCGCCCCGAGTGCTAAAGCTAACCATGAAGCTAACTGCATTTACGTCATGGGGTCTTCTTCTTCGTGGTCAATGTATTGTACTTGTAACCAGAGTAGAGGCTCATTACGGCCACCTACTGGGTTGGAGTGTGGACCAGGGCAGCTATTGAGTGATAGAACCAAGGTTGTTATagatcactaaaactaactaaataactaaaaccaaaattcaaaaatcattttagtgaactaaaactaaataaaaactaagctttaccaaaaaacaaaaactagcTAAAATTGTCTAGTGCTCTtacaaaattaactaaaataaaattaaaatggagacaaaatatccttggttttagtttttaacacaactatactgactggcaccgatacccaagtctggggagagtaaaattgcctgatctgattggttaagacttcacatagtggtagttttatc comes from Cheilinus undulatus linkage group 16, ASM1832078v1, whole genome shotgun sequence and encodes:
- the LOC121523613 gene encoding zinc finger protein 544-like; the protein is MSKVQMLRFTVNQKLTAAAEEIFELFERTIAEYEEQLCRSKEENQRQQKLLEAVLNPGVQLHRADVQQLVVRKEEFLSQQQERNSSLNQEKPPEPAGIKEEQEELWTKQESEQFQGAEEPYSNRFIFTSATVKNGVKAQSSQLDENQSENEYLKTEVYGEDCGSQEADRNFHPDSHLQLLPDETADLPEFNIDDSGDWRESEEHQEGLNVQQNKEVAVGYVKCNSGYPSVSFSECAPSFGQREQHQELQEIHAEENQASCTVCGKIYQSKKTLRQHMLRHSAERPFSCSLCNKGFIWRAELVTHMRVHTGEKPFSCSVCGQRFSLQGDRSKHFLIHTGEKPFSCIDCGKRFRRKGHLKIHSKIHTGEKPFSCIDCGKTFRRNAHLQRHLCIHTGVMPFSCSVCGESFSQIADLKSHSNIHTGENFKL